A section of the Labrus bergylta chromosome 21, fLabBer1.1, whole genome shotgun sequence genome encodes:
- the col1a1b gene encoding collagen, type I, alpha 1b — protein sequence MFSFVDIRLALLLSAAVLLARGQGEDDSAFGSCTLDGQFYNDKDVWKPEPCQICVCDSGTVMCDEVICEDTSECADPIIQDGECCPMCPDINDPTENPSGPSVQPPTNGETGPPGEPGLPGAPGNDGYDGQPGLPGPPGPPGPPGLGGNFSPQMSYTDHSKSSGPPQPGPMGPMGPRGPPGPPGSSGPQGFTGPPGEPGEPGASGAMGSRGPAGPPGKNGDDGEPGKSGRPGERGAAGPQGARGFPGTPGLPGIKGHRGFSGLDGAKGDAGPAGPKGEGGAPGENGMPGSMGARGLPGERGRPGPPGPSGARGNDGNTGPAGPPGPTGPAGSPGFPGGAGAKGETGPQGGRGNEGPQGSRGEPGNPGPAGSAGAAGAPGSDGQAGAKGSPGASGIAGASGFPGARGPAGAQGAVGAPGPKGNNGDHGPSGPKGEPGAKGEPGPAGPQGLAGPSGEEGKRGGRGEPGGAGPRGPSGERGGPGARGFPGADGGAGGKGAPGERGAPGALGAQGATGESGSPGAPGAPGSKGMTGSPGSPGPDGKAGPSGVQGQDGRPGPPGPSGGRGQPGVMGFPGPKGAAGESGKPGERGPAGSIGAVGAPGKDGDVGAPGPSGPAGPAGEKGEQGPSGPPGFQGLPGPQGATGETGKPGEQGAPGEGGPHGPSGPRGDRGFPGERGAPGVAGPMGPRGAPGASGNDGAKGETGAAGGPGGNGAPGMQGMPGERGAAGLPGVKGERGDGGAKGGDGASGKDGGRGMTGAIGLPGPPGAQGEKGEGGAVGGSGPTGPRGSPGERGEAGPAGPAGFAGPPGADGQPGAKGESGDSGPKGEPGAPGPAGVVGSAGPQGPAGPPGPKGARGGAGPPGATGFPGPAGRVGPPGPSGGGGPPGPAGPVGKDGARGGRGETGPAGRPGEAGAAGPAGLSGEKGSPGADGAPGSSGIPGPQGIAGQRGIVGLPGQRGERGFSGLPGPSGEPGKQGPSGIVGERGPPGPAGPPGLSGASGEAGREGSTGHDGAPGRDGVSGPKGDRGESGMAGPPGPPGAPGAPGTVGPSGKTGDRGESGAAGNAGPSGPAGVRGPAGPAGGKGDRGEAGEAGERGHKGHRGFTGMQGLPGTSGGHGERGPAGASGPAGPRGPSGSNGSPGKDGMNGLPGPIGPPGPRGRNGEMGPSGPPGPPGPAGPPGPPGGGFDFVSQPLQEKAPDPFRGGHYRADDPNMMRDRDQEVDTTLKTLTQRVEKIQSPDGTQKSPARMCRDLRMCHPEWKSGVYWVDPNQGSALDAIKVHCNMETGETCIYPSTSTVPMKNWYTSKNIREKKHVWFSESMTGGFQFQYGSDGSDPEDVSIQMTFMRLMSNQASQNVTYHCKNSIAYMDSASGNLKKALLLQGSNDVEIRAEGNSRFTYSVSEDGCTSHTGTWGKTVIDYKTTKTSRLPIIDIAPMDVGASDQEFGVQVGPVCFL from the exons ATGTTCAGCTTTGTGGATATTCGGTTAGCGCTGCTGCTCAGCGCAGCAGTGCTTTTGGCCAGAGGTCAAGGCGAGGATGATA GCGCGTTCGGCAGCTGCACATTAGATGGACAGTTCTACAACGATAAGGATGTATGGAAACCAGAGCCCTGCCAGATCTGCGTCTGCGACAGTGGAACCGTCATGTGCGACGAAGTGATCTGCGAGGACACATCCGAGTGTGCCGACCCCATCATCCAAGACGGAGAGTGCTGCCCTATGTGCCCCGACATTAATG ATCCCACTGAGAACCCTTCAGGTCCTTCAGTTCAG CCGCCAACAAACGGAGAAACTGGCCCCCCGGGAGAGCCG GGTCTTCCTGGAGCTCCTGGCAACGATGGATATGATGGACAGCCTGGCCTTCCCGGACCTCCCGGCCCCCCTGGCCCCCCTGGCCTTGGCGGA AACTTCTCTCCTCAAATGAGCTACACTGACCACTCCAAATCCAGCGGCCCACCTCAGCCTGGCCCAATG GGTCCCATGGGTCCTCGTGGTCCTCCTGGACCCCCTGGCTCCTCT GGTCCTCAGGGTTTCACTGGCCCTCCTGGAGAGCCTGGTGAGCCTGGAGCTTCT GGCGCCATGGGCTCTCGTGGTCCTGCTGGCCCCCCTGGAAAGAACGGAGATGAT gGTGAGCCCGGCAAATCTGGTCGCCCCGGTGAGCGTGGCGCTGCTGGACCTCAG ggtGCTCGTGGATTCCCCGGAACCCCCGGACTCCCCGGCATCAAGGGACACAGA gGTTTCAGCGGTCTGGATGGAGCTAAGGGAGACGCTGGACCTGCTGGCCCCAAG GGAGAGGGTGGTGCACCTGGTGAGAACGGCATGCCCGGCTCCATG GGTGCTCGTGGTCTTCCCGGTGAGAGAGGACGCCCTGGACCTCCTGGCCCATCA ggCGCTCGTGGTAACGATGGAAACACCGGCCCTGCTGGACCCCCT GGACCTACTGGACCTGCTGGTTCCCCCGGATTCCCCGGCGGTGCTGGAGCTAAG GGAGAGACCggtcctcagggaggtcgtggAAATGAGGGACCCCAGGGATCCCGTGGTGAGCCCGGTAACCCCGGACCTGCTGGATCCGCTGGAGCTGCT GGTGCCCCTGGATCCGATGGACAAGCCGGTGCTAAGGGTTCTCCT GGTGCTAGTGGTATTGCTGGTGCTTCTGGTTTCCCTGGAGCTCGTGGACCTGCTGGTGCTCAGGGAGCTGTTGGTGCTCCTGGTCCCAAGGGTAACAAC GGTGACCATGGTCCTTCTGGTCCTAAGGGAGAGCCTGGTGCAAAGGGAGAGCCT GGACCAGCTGGACCTCAGGGACTTGCTGGCCCCTCTGgtgaggagggaaagagaggaggccGTGGAGAGCCTGGTGGTGCTGGACCTCGTGGACCCTCTGGAGAGCGT GGTGGCCCTGGTGCTCGTGGTTTCCCTGGTGCTGATGGAGGTGCTGGTGGAAAG GGAGCCCCCGGTGAGCGTGGTGCCCCCGGCGCATTGGGAGCTCAGGGAGCCACTGGTGAGTCTGGAAGCCCCGGTGCTCCTGGCGCTCCTGGATCCAAG GGTATGACTGGTAGCCCCGGAAGCCCTGGACCCGACGGCAAAGCTGGCCCATCT GGTGTACAAGGACAAGACGGACGCCCTGGACCTCCTGGCCCCTCTGGAGGAAGAGGACAGCCTGGAGTTATGGGATTCCCCGGACCCAAGGGAGCCGCT ggTGAGTCTGGAAAGCCTGGCGAGAGAGGACCCGCTGGTTCCATTGGTGCAGTT GGTGCTCCTGGCAAAGACGGTGATGTTGGTGCTCCTGGACCTTCTGGCCCCGCT GGACCTGCTGGAGAGAAGGGAGAGCAGGGACCTTCCGGTCCTCCTGGATTCCAG GGTCTTCCCGGACCCCAAGGTGCTACTGGTGAGACTGGCAAGCCTGGTGAGCAG GGTGCTCCTGGTGAGGGTGGACCCCATGGCCCATCTGGACCCAGA GGCGACAGAGGTTTCCCTGGTGAGCGCGGTGCTCCTGGTGTTGCTGGCCCAATGGGACCCCGCGGTGCTCCTGGCGCCTCTGGAAACGATGGAGCCAAG ggAGAGACTGGTGCTGCCGGTGGCCCCGGAGGTAATGGAGCCCCTGGTATGCAGGGAATGCCCGGTGAGCGCGGAGCCGCTGGTCTGCCCGgtgtcaagggagagaga gGTGATGGTGGTGCCAAGGGAGGTGACGGTGCCAGTGGCAAAGATGGCGGTCGTGGTATGACTGGTGCCATTGGACTCCCAGGACCCCCTGGTGCTCAGGGTGAGAAG gGTGAGGGTGGCGCTGTTGGCGGTTCCGGACCCACCGGTCCTCGTGGTTCCCCT GGCGAGCGTGGAGAGGCTGGACCCGCCGGACCTGCTGGATTCGCTGGACCTCCT GGTGCTGATGGTCAGCCTGGTGCCAAGGGAGAGAGTGGTGATTCTGGACCCAAGGGAGAACCTGGTGCTCCTGGACCCGCTGGAGTTGTTGGATCTGCTGGACCTCAG GGACCTGCTGGACCTCCTGGACCCAAAGGTGCTCGTGGTGGTGCTGGACCTCCT GGTGCTACTGGTTTCCCCGGACCTGCTGGAAGAGTTGGACCCCCTGGCCCCTCT GGAGGTGGTGGACCCCCTGGACCCGCCGGACCTGTTGGCAAAGACGGAGCCAGAGGAGGACGTGGTGAGACCGGACCCGCTGGTCGCCCTGGTGAGGCCGGTGCTGCTGGACCCGCAGGACTCAGTGGAGAGAAGGGATCCCCTGGCGCTGATGGAGCCCCT GGTTCCTCTGGTATCCCCGGACCCCAAGGTATTGCTGGACAGCGTGGTATTGTAGGTCTCCCCGGACAGCGTGGAGAGCGTGGTTTCTCTGGTCTGCCTGGACCTTCT GGTGAGCCTGGAAAGCAGGGACCTTCTGGAATCGTTGGTGAGCGTGGACCCCCCGGACCTGCTGGACCCCCTGGACTCTCTGGTGCTTCCGGAGAGGCCGGTCGTGAG GGATCTACCGGTCACGATGGTGCCCCTGGTCGCGATGGAGTTTCTGGAcccaag GGAGACCGTGGTGAGTCTGGCATGGCCGGACCCCCAGGACCCCCTGGTGCTCCTGGAGCCCCTGGAACTGTTGGCCCATCTGGCAAAACTGGTGACCGTGGAGAGTCT GGTGCCGCTGGTAATGCCGGCCCTAGTGGTCCCGCTGGTGTCCGTGGCCCTGCT GGACCTGCCGGAGGtaagggagacagaggagaggccGGTGAGGCTGGAGAGAGAGGCCACAAGGGACACAGAGGATTCACTGGCATGCAGGGTCTGCCCGGTACCTCC ggaggacatggagagagaggaccCGCTGGTGCTTCTGGACCTGCTGGACCAAGA GGACCTTCTGGATCTAACGGCTCCCCCGGTAAGGATGGCATGAACGGTCTGCCTGGACCCATCGGACCCCCTGGACCTCGCGGTCGCAACGGAGAGATGGGCCCCTCT GGTCCCCCCGGACCTCCTGGACCCGCTGGACCCCCTGGACCTCCCGGAGGTGGATTCGACTTTGTCAGCCAGCCTCTCCAAGAGAAGGCCCCCGATCCCTTCCGTGGCGGCCACTACCGCGCCGACGACCCCAACATGATGCGCGATCGCGACCAGGAGGTTGACACCACCCTCAAGACCCTGACCCAGAGGGTGGAGAAGATCCAGAGCCCAGACGGTACCCAGAAGAGCCCCGCCCGCATGTGCCGCGACCTGAGGATGTGCCACCCCGAGTGGAAGAGCG GCGTGTACTGGGTGGATCCCAACCAGGGCTCCGCTTTGGATGCCATCAAGGTCCACTGCAACATGGAGACTGGCGAGACCTGCATCTACCCCAGCACCTCCACCGTCCCCATGAAGAACTGGTACACCAGCAAGAACATCAGAGAGAAGAAGCACGTCTGGTTCAGCGAGTCCATGACTGGTGGATTCCAG TTCCAGTATGGCAGCGATGGATCTGATCCCGAGGATGTCAGCATCCAGATGACCTTCATGCGCCTGATGTCCAACCAGGCCTCTCAGAACGTCACATACCACTGCAAGAACAGCATCGCCTACATGGACTCCGCCTCCGGAAACCTGAAGAAGGCTCTGCTCCTCCAGGGCTCCAACGATGTCGAGATCAGAGCCGAGGGCAACAGCCGCTTCACATACAGCGTCAGCGAAGATGGCTGCACG TCACACACTGGCACATGGGGCAAGACAGTCATCGACtacaagacaacaaaaacatcccGCCTGCCCATCATTGACATTGCTCCTATGGATGTTGGTGCAAGTGATCAGGAGTTCGGCGTCCAAGTTGGCCCTGTTTGCTTcttgtaa